Proteins co-encoded in one Desulfovibrio sp. JC022 genomic window:
- the recQ gene encoding DNA helicase RecQ, with amino-acid sequence MNQPDLRTPLDVLRQTYGYESFRGPQENIINRIMSGGNAVVFMPTGGGKSACYQIPAILRPGVGIVISPLIALMRDQVAALQQMGVRAACLNSSIQPSEANHIIHELHSNNMDLLYVAPERLGQPGFMDMLSGIKVSLIAIDEAHCVAQWGHDFRPDYLRLSVFAEMFPAVPRMALTATADGPTRREILSRLSFTENDIFATGFDRPNIRYTIIPKDQEKRQLLNFIKNDHFAECGIVYRMSRKKVESTAAWLCKQGINALPYHAGLDAQTREANQARFMSEDGIVMVATIAFGMGIDKPDVRYVAHLDLPKTIEAYYQETGRAGRDGLPAEAWMSVGIQDIGFLKRMIMSGNAPDDRKALELRKLNALLAYCESPGCLRQSLLAYFGEELEKPCGNCFTCINPPSTFDGTIPAQKALSNIYRTEQLFGANYLIDILLGKESKRISAQGHGSLSTYGIGKEFNSDEWLSIHRQLVSQGLVDVDMEGYGSLKLNAKSWQVLRKERSVALRKDPVLAKTKTRRARKKLIIGDSESPSLSTPEAKELLESLRALRNTLAQEQHVPAYAIFADKTLLELGCYRPQTTGELYAVSGLGDQKIFRYGTAIVEVLLDHQEKYGRPEDLFPIPEDKIKEVPTSAPKKKGPTVSASALETLELFEELMNIEKVAESRNIKPATIYAHLTSCVEAGKIDVSDILDFSASEIECLKDTLALYKEEGFMQLSPVFNGLCGNYSFEILRMVRAGK; translated from the coding sequence GGCTATGAATCATTCCGCGGGCCGCAGGAGAACATCATCAACCGCATTATGAGCGGCGGCAATGCAGTTGTATTTATGCCCACCGGCGGCGGTAAATCAGCATGCTATCAGATTCCGGCTATCCTGCGTCCGGGTGTAGGCATTGTCATTTCCCCGCTCATCGCCCTGATGCGCGATCAGGTGGCGGCTCTGCAACAGATGGGAGTGCGTGCGGCCTGTTTGAATTCATCGATACAACCTTCCGAGGCCAACCACATCATTCATGAATTGCATAGCAACAACATGGACCTCCTCTACGTAGCCCCGGAAAGACTGGGCCAGCCCGGATTCATGGACATGCTTTCCGGGATCAAAGTCAGCCTCATCGCCATTGACGAAGCCCATTGCGTGGCCCAGTGGGGACATGATTTCCGCCCCGATTACCTGCGTCTCTCCGTGTTTGCGGAAATGTTTCCGGCGGTTCCGCGCATGGCGCTGACTGCCACTGCTGACGGCCCTACACGCAGAGAAATCCTGAGCCGCCTTTCATTTACTGAAAACGATATATTCGCCACCGGTTTCGACCGCCCGAATATCCGCTACACTATAATTCCCAAGGATCAGGAAAAGCGGCAGCTGCTCAATTTCATCAAAAACGATCATTTCGCTGAATGCGGCATAGTCTACCGTATGAGTCGCAAAAAAGTAGAATCCACAGCTGCATGGCTCTGCAAACAGGGCATTAACGCCCTGCCTTACCATGCAGGACTGGATGCCCAAACCCGTGAGGCCAATCAAGCCCGATTCATGTCCGAAGACGGTATTGTCATGGTGGCGACCATCGCTTTCGGCATGGGTATTGATAAACCCGATGTACGTTACGTTGCTCATCTGGACCTACCCAAGACTATTGAGGCCTACTATCAGGAAACAGGCCGTGCCGGACGAGACGGATTACCCGCGGAAGCATGGATGTCAGTGGGAATTCAGGATATCGGCTTCCTGAAACGGATGATCATGTCCGGAAATGCCCCTGATGACCGCAAAGCCCTTGAACTTCGCAAACTTAATGCGCTGCTGGCTTATTGCGAATCACCAGGGTGTCTGCGTCAGTCCTTGCTCGCATATTTCGGGGAAGAGCTTGAAAAACCTTGCGGCAACTGTTTTACCTGCATCAATCCGCCATCCACCTTTGACGGAACAATTCCCGCGCAGAAGGCACTTTCCAACATTTACCGAACCGAGCAACTTTTCGGGGCCAACTACCTAATCGATATTCTGCTGGGCAAGGAAAGCAAACGAATTTCAGCACAAGGACACGGAAGTCTGAGCACCTACGGCATCGGCAAAGAATTTAATAGCGATGAATGGCTTTCCATCCACCGCCAGCTTGTTTCCCAAGGACTGGTGGACGTTGATATGGAAGGCTACGGATCACTGAAGCTGAACGCAAAAAGCTGGCAAGTACTACGCAAAGAACGCAGCGTAGCTCTGCGTAAAGACCCGGTGCTGGCCAAAACCAAAACTCGTCGTGCCCGCAAAAAACTAATCATCGGCGATTCAGAAAGCCCATCGCTTTCCACTCCGGAAGCAAAGGAGCTTCTGGAATCTCTGCGTGCGCTTCGCAACACTCTTGCGCAGGAACAGCATGTCCCGGCTTACGCAATTTTCGCAGACAAAACCCTGCTGGAACTGGGCTGCTACCGTCCGCAGACAACCGGCGAACTTTACGCTGTAAGCGGCTTAGGTGATCAAAAAATTTTCCGTTACGGAACCGCCATCGTCGAAGTTCTGCTGGACCATCAGGAAAAATATGGCAGACCGGAGGATCTCTTTCCCATCCCGGAAGACAAAATTAAAGAAGTTCCCACTTCCGCCCCTAAAAAAAAAGGCCCCACTGTTTCTGCTTCAGCATTAGAAACCTTAGAACTATTCGAAGAACTCATGAACATTGAGAAAGTGGCCGAATCCCGTAACATCAAACCGGCCACAATTTACGCCCACCTGACATCCTGCGTTGAAGCCGGAAAAATTGATGTAAGCGATATTCTTGATTTCAGCGCATCTGAAATTGAATGCCTTAAGGACACTCTCGCTTTATATAAAGAAGAAGGTTTCATGCAGTTAAGCCCTGTATTCAATGGTCTTTGCGGTAATTATTCATTTGAAATCCTGCGTATGGTCCGAGCCGGCAAGTAA